The Alkalibacter rhizosphaerae genomic sequence TTGGTTTGCTGCCTATAGCCGTCGCAGGATTTGACATCAAAGATTTCATGAAAGGTGCAAAAGATCAGATGGAGGAGACCGATGGCGCCATGGACATGACTGATCCATGCTATCGATATGCCGCAGCAAGAAACATCCTGTATAGAAAAGGCAAAACCATGGAGATCATGGTCAATTACCAACCAGAAATGGCCATGTTTTCCGAGTGGTGGAAACAATTGTTTGGAGAAAGCGAAGGCAAGGACGGAAAAGGACTGTTTCCGGTTTCTGTAAACAACTCGACAGATCTGCATTCCCTGGGGCAGATCGTGCAAGAAGGTCGTCGCAATATGTTTGAGACGATTTTGGTTTTTGATGAAGTGGACCGAGATACGATCATACCAACTGCGTCGGAAGATTTGGACGGTTTGGATTACATTGCCGGTTCCGGTATGAATCATGTAAACAACAAGGCCTTTCTTGGCACGCTCATGGCACATGTTGACGGGAACGTACCAAATCTGGTACTGACGATCCCGGAGCTGTCCGCCTATATGTTGGGACGTTTGGTTTACTTTTTCGAAAGAGCGTGCGGGATCAGCGGGTATCTTATGGGAGTCAATCCCTTCGACCAACCGGGTGTGGAAAGCTATAAGCGCAACATGTTTGCGCTGTTGGGAAAACCCGGATATGAGGATCTGGCCAGGGAACTGGAAGGCAAGAAATAGATGGGTCCCGTTTCTAATGCGATTTTAACAAAATGGTAATCCACCCTTAATTCCTGCCGGATACAATGAATGCAGGAGAGAGGATGTGAGGGAAATCAATGAAAGTGACATTGGAACAGGTGGAACGCCTGCGAAAAAGAGTGGATTGCGATTATCAAACCGCAGAGAAGGTTTTGCGCAAGACCGGGGGAATGAAGACCAGGCGGTTCTTTATATATTAAAACGGCGGGAACACCGAGGAAGAAAACTGCTGCAAATGGTACAGGAATCTGTGACAAAGGTTTTGGGATTTCAACTGGTCCTCTTGAAGAAAAAAAAGACGATCGTCAAGATGCCCATCGTTCTCCTGGCATTTATCGTTTTGTTCTTTGATGTGCCCATGGGCTTCTTGCTGGCGTTGGCAGTGGTTGCCATCCTTTTGGGATATGAATTTGAAGTATACTATAAAAACCATGGGTTTGGGGACAATGGGACTGACGACTGGGAGGAGATCGCCCTCGGAAAGAAGGAAAATGGAGAGGCAGCAGACCCGAAAGCTTGCGCTGCTCGCCCCTCAAAAGCGGAGTCGATGGAATCTGCCGGGGAGAAACCTGGTGTTGACTTGCAGAATGACTATGAAGAAATCATCATCGAATAAGGCGGTGCATCATGAGTATACGAATTTTGATTGTGGAAGATGAATTGCAGATCGGACGTTTCCTTCAATTGGAACTGGAGCATGAAGGGTATCTTGTGGACACGGCATCCGACGGACGGGAAGGTTTGGAAAAAGCCCAAGCCAATGATTACGATGTCATGATCCTGGACATCATGCTCCCAAAACTGAGCGGATTGGAAGTTTGCCGCAGGATCCGTCAGGACAAGAAGACATTGCCCATCATCATGCTGACGGCAAAGGATGACGTCAGTGACAAAGTAATGGGTTTGGACATGGGCGCTGATGATTACATGACCAAACCATTTGCCATTGAAGAATTGTTGGCAAGGATCCGTGTCGCGGTAAAAAGGCAGGTGTCTGTGGAATCAAAGGAATCACCCGGTTTGTTGCGAATGGGAGAGCTGGTGGTGGATAAAGACCAATACCAAGCATATTACGGCAATGAGGCCATCGAGTTGACAAAAAAAGAATTTGATCTTCTGGTGTACCTGATGGAAAACAAGAACATCGTGTTGAGCAGGGACAAAATCGTGGAAAAAGTGTGGGGTTACGATTATATGGGAGAAACCAACGTGACGGACGTATACATCCGTTATCTTCGTGGAAAACTGGACCAGCGTTTTGGCACCAACTTCATCAAGACCGTCAGGGGCGTTGGCTACAAACTGACCAATGACGGTTCATAAGACAGGGGTCGAACCCATGGAGAAAAAAACGAGAGAGTGGATGTCCTTTCCGGTTTCCATCATGGAAAACGCAAAGCGCATGTTGCGATTTTCCATACGCTCCAATATTTCGGCAACGTATATCAGACTCTACTCCGTCGCCTTTATTTGGCTAGTTTTGTTGTTGGCGGGGGATTTATTCACCATACCAAGCAAGAATTTGCGGAGCAAAACTACCAGGTAATGAACATGGTGGTGGAAAAGGTTCAGGAAGACGGAAACCGGAGCGAATTGCAGACGATCCTTGATGGTGTGTACAAAGAGGAGAAGATCGGGATCCTCATATTGGATCCGGCGAATGACCAACGAATGTCCAATGCCCTGGATTATCCCATCTGGAACTACGACAAGATCGTCAGCGAAAGTTGGTTCCAGCAGGAAATGAAATTGTTTTCCCTCTTGCCATATAAACTCATGGCCCTGGAGGCAAATGGGGAAAATGGACGAACGGTAGTCTTTTTCTACTCCGTTTCCAGCCAAATGGATTTGGCGAAAAACATGCTTGGATATCTGTTGCTGGGGTATGTTTCCGGTGTCCTGCTGTTATGGATCGCAGGCGGCATGAAAGTTCGGCGGATCATTCAGCCCATTGAGCGGATCACCAATGCAACAAAAAGCATCAACACAAAAAATTTGGATGCAAGGATCGATGTGGGACGTGCGAAATACGAATTAAAGGATTTGGCCTCCACCATCAATGACATGATGGATCGCATGCAAGACGGTTACAAAAAACAACAGCAGTTTGTCTCCGATGTCAGCCATGAACTGAGAACCCCCATTTCTGTCATCAACGGGTATGCCAACTTGCTGGACCGGTGGGGCAAAGAAGATCCGGCCATTCTCCAGGAAGCCATTGATGCGCTGAAAAGTGAATCGCAGAACATGGCAGATCTGGTGGAGAAATTGTTGTTTTTGGCACGATACGATCGGGATGCGCTGAAATATGACATGCAAAGCATTGATTTCAGCGAGCTGATGGATGAAGTGGGCAAGGAAACGGAAATGATCGATCAGCATCATCGGATCCAATGGACCGTCGAAGAAAACTTGATGCTGTATGGAGATGCTAATCGAATCAAGCAGGTCGCTCGAATTTTTGTCGATAATGCAGTGAAGTATTCTCCAGAAGGGAAAGATATAGAAATACGGGGATATCGGGACAAGAATTACGTGGTATTGGAAGTGGAAGATCATGGAATGGGAATTCCCAAAGAAAAACTAAAAAGTGTTTTTGAGCGTTTTTATCGGACGGATGAATCACGAAACAAGAATACCGGCGGATATGGTTTGGGTTTGAGCATTGCCAGGATCATTGTTCTTCAGCATGGGGGAAAGATCCGAGTGCGGTCCAAGCCGGATTCCGGCAGCGTTTTTTCTGCACTTTTTCCCATGAAGGTCCAAGCAACAACAATAAAATAAAAAAAATAAAACGCCGAAAGGCGTTTTATTCGTCGTCGTCATCGGATTTGACGAATTCATCCAAATCCACTTCCATGACCATGTCGATTGCTTGAGCAAGTTTCTCTTCAAAAATCTTTTCATCGATCCCTACACTGATGATCCAGAAACGGGTTATAAAGAACAGCGCTTCTCGAAAACTCATGTCCAGGTGGCCGGAGACCAGGCTTCTAAAGATACTTGTGCCAATGGCAAATGCTGAGATGGTATAGGCTTGCAACAACTGTGGTTCCAGATCGACACCATAATTTTTGAGGATCTCGTTGAATTGTTTGGTCACCATGTAATTCAAATCGTAATCATCGATGTCGTCCACTGGGTTTTCAAATGGATGAACGGACTCCAAATAGAGGGTTTGGTACAATTCCTGCTCTACAAGGATGCGATAATACAGGGAGACATAAACGAAATGACTGAGCATGCAGTCTTCCTTAAATGGGACCCGGTACTCGGCATAATCCAGCGTGCGAAGAATAAGACTGCCCAACAGGTGGTCTGCGATCCCTTGTTTGTTTTTGAAATAGTAATACAGCAAGGGGTTCTTGACACCGGCCCGCTCCGCAATATCCCGCACAGAGATGTCCTTCCAGCCTTTTTCCAAGACCAGTTCTTTTGTTACATTCAAAATTTTCCTGCGTGTTTCGATACTTTTTTTATATGCCATTTTCATCACCACTATAATTATACCATCAATTTTTAATGTCAAACTAAAAATTGAAAAAACTTTGCATAAAAACGACGAAATTGTGTAATTATGGTATAATTTAAAGGCAAAAGAGAGGAGCATTGCGATGGTTAGAGGGATCGGCAACGACATCATCGAAATGGAGCGGATCAGAAAAGCCTTGGAAAAAAACAGTCGTTTTTTTACCAAGCTCTTTACTCCCCGGGAACAGGAATATTTAAGGTCTCGAAAAGACTTTGTGCAAGCAGTGGCTGGCCGATTTGCCGCCAAGGAAGCTGTAGCCAAGGCATTGGGCACCGGTTTTCGATCATTCGGCATGGCGGACATCGAAATATTGGGGGATGATATAGGAAAACCGGTGGTTCTGTTGTCCGAAAAGGTCCGATCTGCCGTGAAAGGTGGAGAAGATCTTCAAGTTATGGTCACCATATCCCACAGTCGGGACCATGCATTGGCTACGGCATTGGCCATGGAGGAGGTATCGCATTGAATGTTTATACAGTGGAAGAGATGCGGGAGAGAGACCGCAACACCATGATCCAACACAACATGGACATATTGACCTTGGTAGACAGAGCTACAGATGAAATTTTGGATGTGCTGGTTTCTTCCATTTGCCCCCAACCGGAAGGCAAGCAGTTTCTAGTTGTCTGCGGGAAAGGAAACAACGGAGCAGATGGATTGTCTTTGGCCGGAAAACTGAAAAACTTGGGCTCCAGGGTGGTAGCGATAATGATCCAACCCCAAGAGTTTTGGAGTGAAGAAGTAAGAACGTTGGCCCACTCTTTGGGTGAAGTATTTATTTGGGATGAAGTGTCTGTGGAGCGATGGGACGAATGGGTCGCCGGCAGTCGATATATCGTGGATGCCATACTTGGGACTGGATGCAGAGGAGAAATGGAGCCTGCTGTTGCAGCAGCGATCGCGCAAATCAATGAGACCGGGCTTCCGGTCATCTCTCTGGACCTGCCCTCCGGGATCCGCGGCAACAACGGGCAAGCCTGTGAGATCGCCATAAAAGCAACCTATACCATTGTCGTGGACGGGTATAAGACCGGAAATCTTATGGGGAGCAGCAGTGTTTATTCCGGGGAACTTTTATTGACAAAGGAAGTGGGTTTGTGGACTTCTTCAAACCCCGATTATAAAAAAACCATGTTGGAAAGGAACCAGCAAAAACTGCCTTCCCGTAGCAAAGCGGCCCATAAATATGACTTTGGCAAGCTAGTGGTCATTGGTGGATCCCGAGGCATGGAAGGGGCCGGTTTCCTGGCGGCCATGGCAGGTCTGCGTACTGGTTGTGGCGTATCCCAGCTCCTTTCTTGTGAAAACTGGGAAGCCCGCAAGATGTCTTTCTATCCGGAGCTGATGGTGGATACTTTTTTCGACCATCAGGGACTCATGGAAAAATTGAAAAAGACAAATGCTGTCGTTTTCGGCCCTGGAACCGTTTATGTAGAACGAGACGTGGAATATGTTCAGGAGATCATGGAAAGTGACATTCCCCTGGTCCTGGATGGAGGAGCCATTCCGTTGCTCAACGATCTGCGGGATCGGATCCAACTTTCAAAGCACCGACTCATTGTGACGCCCCATACCGGCGAAATGGCCAGGTTGTTTCGCGTAACCAGTCGGGATGTGCTGGAGGACCCCGTGTATTTTATCACTTCGTTTTTGGAATCCTACCAGGTGGACTTGGTTATGAAGGGACCTTGCACGGTGATCGCAAGCGGCCAGGAGATGTTTTTTTCCTATGGACCCAACTCCGGCATGGCCACTGCCGGCAGCGGCGACGTGCTGTCAGGCTTGATCGGAGGGTTTCTTGCACAGGGATGCAGCAATGAAGAAGCCATGAAAAGCGGAGTGCTTGTTCATCAGGAAGCAGGCAATGCAGCAAGAAAAATATATGGAGAGCGGAGCATGACGTCTACGGACATCCTTTCAAATATATACAAGGGGATCCATGGGCTGGAACAAACTATTGCAGAGGACGTGAAGGGATGAATCGACAGGGATTTTATCGAATTGGTTGCGCAGTGCCGGAACTGAAAGTGGCCGATGTGGATCATAATGTGGAAAAAATCACGGAAATGATGGACGCAGCTGTACAAAAGGAAGTGGACGTTTTGGTTTTTCCGGAATTGGGCATAACGGGATACACTTGCGCAGATCTGTTTTTTCAGGAAAGGCTTGTAGAAGCTGCACAAGGTGGT encodes the following:
- a CDS encoding glucose-6-phosphate isomerase, yielding MSITIDTKHGVIREEEFLGLWSQIQDSEKALKGKTGAGADYLGWLDYPVSYDKGEFQRIEKAASFIRSKCEAFIIIGIGGSYLGSKAMIDALSPFFANERDEVQPKIYFAGQNISGKYHDDLIRLVKDKDVMINVISKSGTTTEPAIAFRLFKNLLEEKYGAEGARDRIYVTTDAKKGALKELAMAQGYETFVIPDDVGGRYSVHTAVGLLPIAVAGFDIKDFMKGAKDQMEETDGAMDMTDPCYRYAAARNILYRKGKTMEIMVNYQPEMAMFSEWWKQLFGESEGKDGKGLFPVSVNNSTDLHSLGQIVQEGRRNMFETILVFDEVDRDTIIPTASEDLDGLDYIAGSGMNHVNNKAFLGTLMAHVDGNVPNLVLTIPELSAYMLGRLVYFFERACGISGYLMGVNPFDQPGVESYKRNMFALLGKPGYEDLARELEGKK
- a CDS encoding response regulator transcription factor produces the protein MSIRILIVEDELQIGRFLQLELEHEGYLVDTASDGREGLEKAQANDYDVMILDIMLPKLSGLEVCRRIRQDKKTLPIIMLTAKDDVSDKVMGLDMGADDYMTKPFAIEELLARIRVAVKRQVSVESKESPGLLRMGELVVDKDQYQAYYGNEAIELTKKEFDLLVYLMENKNIVLSRDKIVEKVWGYDYMGETNVTDVYIRYLRGKLDQRFGTNFIKTVRGVGYKLTNDGS
- a CDS encoding sensor histidine kinase; translation: MVVEKVQEDGNRSELQTILDGVYKEEKIGILILDPANDQRMSNALDYPIWNYDKIVSESWFQQEMKLFSLLPYKLMALEANGENGRTVVFFYSVSSQMDLAKNMLGYLLLGYVSGVLLLWIAGGMKVRRIIQPIERITNATKSINTKNLDARIDVGRAKYELKDLASTINDMMDRMQDGYKKQQQFVSDVSHELRTPISVINGYANLLDRWGKEDPAILQEAIDALKSESQNMADLVEKLLFLARYDRDALKYDMQSIDFSELMDEVGKETEMIDQHHRIQWTVEENLMLYGDANRIKQVARIFVDNAVKYSPEGKDIEIRGYRDKNYVVLEVEDHGMGIPKEKLKSVFERFYRTDESRNKNTGGYGLGLSIARIIVLQHGGKIRVRSKPDSGSVFSALFPMKVQATTIK
- a CDS encoding TetR/AcrR family transcriptional regulator, yielding MAYKKSIETRRKILNVTKELVLEKGWKDISVRDIAERAGVKNPLLYYYFKNKQGIADHLLGSLILRTLDYAEYRVPFKEDCMLSHFVYVSLYYRILVEQELYQTLYLESVHPFENPVDDIDDYDLNYMVTKQFNEILKNYGVDLEPQLLQAYTISAFAIGTSIFRSLVSGHLDMSFREALFFITRFWIISVGIDEKIFEEKLAQAIDMVMEVDLDEFVKSDDDDE
- the acpS gene encoding holo-ACP synthase, which gives rise to MVRGIGNDIIEMERIRKALEKNSRFFTKLFTPREQEYLRSRKDFVQAVAGRFAAKEAVAKALGTGFRSFGMADIEILGDDIGKPVVLLSEKVRSAVKGGEDLQVMVTISHSRDHALATALAMEEVSH
- a CDS encoding NAD(P)H-hydrate dehydratase, yielding MNVYTVEEMRERDRNTMIQHNMDILTLVDRATDEILDVLVSSICPQPEGKQFLVVCGKGNNGADGLSLAGKLKNLGSRVVAIMIQPQEFWSEEVRTLAHSLGEVFIWDEVSVERWDEWVAGSRYIVDAILGTGCRGEMEPAVAAAIAQINETGLPVISLDLPSGIRGNNGQACEIAIKATYTIVVDGYKTGNLMGSSSVYSGELLLTKEVGLWTSSNPDYKKTMLERNQQKLPSRSKAAHKYDFGKLVVIGGSRGMEGAGFLAAMAGLRTGCGVSQLLSCENWEARKMSFYPELMVDTFFDHQGLMEKLKKTNAVVFGPGTVYVERDVEYVQEIMESDIPLVLDGGAIPLLNDLRDRIQLSKHRLIVTPHTGEMARLFRVTSRDVLEDPVYFITSFLESYQVDLVMKGPCTVIASGQEMFFSYGPNSGMATAGSGDVLSGLIGGFLAQGCSNEEAMKSGVLVHQEAGNAARKIYGERSMTSTDILSNIYKGIHGLEQTIAEDVKG